Sequence from the Longimicrobiaceae bacterium genome:
AGACGTGGCAGCAACCGAGCCGGTGAAGAAGAACCCGATCGAGGACGTGTACCCCCTCTCGCCCATGCAGGAGGGGATGCTCTTCCACTCGCTCTACGAGGGGCCGGGCACCTACGTGGGGCAGTTCGGCTTCACGCTGGAGGGTGAGCTGGACGGGGAGGCCTTCGCGCGGGCGTGGCAGGCGGTGGTGGACCGGCACCCGGCGCTGCGCGCGGCCTTCTCCTGGGAGAAGGTGGAGAAGCCGCTGCAGGTGGTCCGCCGGCGCGTCGCGCTCCCCGTGCACCGGGAGGACTGGCGCGCGCTGCCCGCCTCCGAGCAGGAGGCGCGCTTCGCGAGCTACCTGGCGGCGGACCGGGCGCGGGGGTTCGACCCGGCGAAGCCGCCGCTGATGCGGCTGGCGCTCTTGCGCACGGGGGAGCGGGAGCACCGCCTGGTGTGGACGCACCACCATCTGCTGCTCGACGGCTGGAGCGTGGGGCTGGTCTACCGCGACGTGCTGGCCCTCTACGCGGCCCAGCTCCAGGGGCGCACGGCGGAGCTGGCGCGCCCGCGCCCGTACCGGG
This genomic interval carries:
- a CDS encoding condensation domain-containing protein, encoding MAATEPVKKNPIEDVYPLSPMQEGMLFHSLYEGPGTYVGQFGFTLEGELDGEAFARAWQAVVDRHPALRAAFSWEKVEKPLQVVRRRVALPVHREDWRALPASEQEARFASYLAADRARGFDPAKPPLMRLALLRTGEREHRLVWTHHHLLLDGWSVGLVYRDVLALYAAQLQGRTAELARPRPYR